Proteins co-encoded in one Streptomyces diastaticus subsp. diastaticus genomic window:
- a CDS encoding DUF1844 domain-containing protein has protein sequence MSDATPAGEGPGFDEMTRDIADVPAVEVITTVGVHLMSAAAVNLGLAEGGEDHKDLDEARKLIHALAGLLDAGATEISSFHAAPLRDGLKSLQLAFREASAVPDEPGKGPGEKYTGPVFG, from the coding sequence ATGAGCGACGCCACCCCCGCGGGCGAGGGCCCCGGCTTCGACGAGATGACCCGCGACATCGCCGACGTCCCCGCGGTCGAGGTCATCACCACGGTGGGCGTGCACCTGATGAGTGCCGCCGCCGTCAACCTGGGGCTGGCCGAGGGCGGCGAGGACCACAAGGACCTCGACGAGGCACGCAAGCTCATCCACGCCCTGGCCGGGCTGCTGGACGCGGGGGCCACCGAGATCAGCTCCTTCCACGCGGCTCCGCTGCGCGACGGCCTGAAGTCCCTCCAGCTCGCCTTCCGCGAGGCGTCCGCGGTTCCGGACGAGCCGGGCAAGGGGCCGGGCGAGAAGTACACCGGGCCGGTCTTCGGCTGA
- the infC gene encoding translation initiation factor IF-3 produces MWCYRGGSISAEPRINDRIRVPEVRLVGPSGEQVGIVPLAKALELAQEYDLDLVEVAATARPPVCKLMDYGKFKYESAMKAREARKNQAHTVIKEMKLRPKIDPHDYDTKKGHVVRFLKQGDKVKITIMFRGREQSRPELGFRLLQRLAEDVQDLGFIESNPKQDGRNMIMVLGPHKKKTEAMAEAREAQAARKAERQGRSAQDDAEDAEGAEGAEQAPAEA; encoded by the coding sequence GTGTGGTGCTACCGAGGAGGATCCATCAGCGCCGAGCCCCGCATCAACGACCGGATTCGCGTTCCCGAGGTCCGACTTGTCGGTCCCAGCGGCGAGCAGGTCGGCATTGTGCCGCTTGCCAAGGCCCTGGAGCTTGCGCAGGAGTACGACCTCGACCTCGTCGAGGTCGCGGCGACCGCCCGTCCGCCCGTGTGCAAGCTCATGGACTACGGAAAGTTCAAGTACGAGTCGGCCATGAAGGCCCGTGAGGCGCGCAAGAACCAGGCGCACACGGTCATCAAGGAGATGAAGCTCCGGCCGAAGATCGACCCGCACGACTATGACACCAAGAAGGGTCATGTCGTCCGGTTCCTCAAGCAGGGCGACAAGGTCAAGATCACGATCATGTTCCGCGGCCGTGAGCAGTCCCGGCCGGAGCTCGGCTTCCGGCTGCTCCAGCGGCTGGCGGAGGACGTCCAGGACCTCGGGTTCATCGAGTCGAACCCGAAGCAGGACGGTCGCAACATGATCATGGTCCTCGGTCCGCACAAGAAGAAGACCGAGGCAATGGCCGAGGCGCGCGAGGCGCAGGCCGCCCGCAAGGCCGAGCGCCAGGGCCGCAGTGCCCAGGACGACGCCGAGGACGCCGAAGGCGCCGAAGGTGCCGAGCAGGCCCCTGCCGAGGCATGA
- the rpmI gene encoding 50S ribosomal protein L35, with translation MPKNKSHSGASKRFKITGSGKVLRERAGKRHLLEHKSSRVTRRLTGNAEMAPGDAKKIKKLLGK, from the coding sequence ATGCCGAAGAACAAGTCGCACAGCGGTGCCAGCAAGCGCTTCAAGATCACCGGCTCCGGCAAGGTGCTCCGTGAGCGCGCCGGCAAGCGCCACCTGCTCGAGCACAAGTCGTCCCGTGTGACGCGTCGCCTCACCGGCAACGCCGAGATGGCCCCGGGCGACGCCAAGAAGATCAAGAAGCTTCTCGGCAAGTGA
- the rplT gene encoding 50S ribosomal protein L20 — MARVKRAVNAHKKRRAILEQASGYRGQRSRLYRKAKEQVTHSLVYNYNDRKKRKGDFRQLWIQRINAAARANGVTYNRFIQGLKAANIEVDRKILADLAVNDAPAFAALVEAAQKALPSDVNAPKTAA, encoded by the coding sequence GTGGCACGCGTCAAGCGGGCAGTCAACGCCCACAAGAAGCGCCGGGCGATCCTCGAGCAGGCCAGCGGCTACCGCGGGCAGCGCTCGCGCCTGTACCGCAAGGCGAAGGAGCAGGTCACCCACTCCCTCGTCTACAACTACAACGACCGCAAGAAGCGCAAGGGCGACTTCCGCCAGCTGTGGATCCAGCGGATCAACGCCGCGGCCCGCGCCAACGGCGTCACCTACAACCGCTTCATCCAGGGTCTGAAGGCCGCCAACATCGAGGTCGACCGCAAGATCCTCGCCGACCTCGCCGTCAACGACGCCCCGGCCTTCGCCGCGCTCGTCGAGGCCGCCCAGAAGGCGCTGCCGAGCGACGTCAACGCCCCGAAGACCGCCGCCTGA
- a CDS encoding TrmH family RNA methyltransferase gives MGTPELISLRSTRVTAAKRLARRNVRGKERRFLAEGPQAVREALGHRSGDEPTLVELFTTVEAADRYAEITAAARAEGARVHLADESTIAEIATTVTPQGLVGVCRFLDTPFARIIAARPRLVAVLSNVRDPGNAGTVLRCADAAGADAVVLTDASVDVYNPKAVRASVGSLFHLPVAVGVPVETAVAGLRDVGVRVLAADGAGEDDLDTELDRGTMGGPTAWIFGNEAWGLPEETRALADAVVRVPIHGRAESLNLATAAAVCLYGSARAQRHG, from the coding sequence ATGGGCACCCCCGAGCTGATCTCCCTGCGCTCCACGCGGGTCACGGCCGCCAAGCGGCTGGCCCGCCGCAACGTCCGCGGCAAGGAGCGCAGATTCCTCGCCGAGGGGCCCCAGGCCGTCCGGGAGGCGCTCGGCCACCGCAGCGGCGACGAGCCGACCCTGGTGGAGCTGTTCACCACCGTGGAGGCCGCCGACCGGTACGCGGAGATCACCGCCGCCGCCCGCGCCGAGGGCGCCCGGGTCCACCTCGCGGACGAGTCGACCATCGCGGAGATCGCCACCACCGTCACCCCGCAGGGGCTGGTCGGCGTCTGCCGCTTCCTCGACACCCCCTTCGCCCGGATCATCGCCGCCCGCCCCCGGCTCGTCGCCGTCCTCTCCAACGTCCGCGACCCCGGCAACGCCGGTACGGTGCTGCGCTGTGCGGACGCGGCCGGGGCCGACGCCGTGGTGCTGACCGACGCCTCGGTGGACGTCTACAACCCGAAGGCCGTCCGCGCCTCCGTCGGCTCCCTCTTCCACCTGCCGGTCGCCGTCGGCGTCCCCGTGGAGACCGCCGTCGCCGGCCTCCGTGACGTGGGCGTACGCGTCCTCGCCGCCGACGGCGCGGGTGAGGACGACCTCGACACCGAACTCGACCGCGGCACCATGGGCGGCCCCACCGCCTGGATCTTCGGCAACGAGGCCTGGGGGCTCCCCGAGGAGACGAGGGCGCTCGCCGACGCCGTCGTCCGCGTCCCCATCCACGGCCGGGCCGAGTCGCTCAACCTCGCGACCGCCGCCGCCGTCTGCCTCTACGGCTCGGCGCGCGCCCAGCGCCACGGCTGA
- a CDS encoding sensor histidine kinase has protein sequence MAAGSSGPPAPRGTTREHGTGGPALAPDDLPDGLVVADHHGRVVCFNRVAARICAVRAEDALGLPLERALPLEDLKGRRWWELTDPFGGLAIRHGQPERNLLLPGGREVLVSARYVREQPLGPVRSVVVSLRDTEARRRTERSHAELIATVAHELRSPLTSVKGFTATLLAKWDRFTDDQKRLMLETVDADAGRVTRLIAELLDISRIDSGRLEVRRQPVDLAAAVGRHVQALVAAGQPPERFLVRLHRPLPALWADPDKIDQILSNLLENAVRHGEGTVTIDVAPAPLKSDTEGTAVTVSDEGPGIPEESVNRVFTRFWRGSKRGGTGLGLYIVKGIVEAHGGTISVERARGGGARFRFTLPVAAPAYLA, from the coding sequence ATGGCAGCCGGTTCGAGTGGACCGCCCGCGCCGCGCGGCACGACGCGCGAACACGGCACCGGCGGACCGGCGCTCGCGCCCGACGACCTGCCCGACGGCCTGGTCGTGGCCGACCACCACGGCCGCGTCGTCTGTTTCAACCGCGTCGCCGCCCGCATCTGCGCCGTCCGCGCCGAGGACGCCCTCGGCCTTCCGCTGGAGAGGGCCCTGCCACTGGAGGACCTGAAGGGCCGGCGCTGGTGGGAGCTGACCGACCCCTTCGGCGGCCTCGCCATCCGGCACGGCCAGCCCGAGCGGAACCTGCTGCTGCCCGGCGGCCGCGAGGTCCTGGTCAGCGCCCGCTATGTGCGCGAGCAGCCGCTCGGCCCGGTGCGCAGCGTCGTCGTCAGCCTCCGCGACACCGAGGCCCGGCGGCGTACCGAACGCAGCCACGCCGAACTGATCGCCACCGTCGCCCACGAACTGCGCTCGCCGCTGACCAGCGTCAAGGGGTTCACCGCCACCCTGCTGGCCAAGTGGGACCGGTTCACCGACGACCAGAAGCGGCTCATGCTGGAGACCGTCGACGCCGACGCGGGACGGGTGACCCGGCTCATCGCCGAACTGCTCGACATCTCCCGCATCGACTCCGGGCGGCTGGAGGTCCGCCGTCAGCCGGTCGACCTCGCCGCCGCCGTCGGCCGCCACGTCCAGGCCCTGGTCGCCGCGGGCCAGCCGCCGGAGCGCTTCCTCGTCCGGCTGCACCGGCCGCTGCCCGCCCTGTGGGCCGACCCCGACAAGATCGACCAGATCCTCAGCAACCTCCTGGAAAACGCCGTGCGCCACGGCGAGGGTACTGTCACCATCGACGTGGCACCCGCGCCCCTGAAGAGCGACACCGAAGGAACGGCCGTCACCGTGAGCGACGAAGGACCCGGCATCCCCGAGGAATCGGTGAACCGCGTCTTCACCCGCTTCTGGCGCGGCAGCAAGCGCGGCGGCACCGGCCTCGGCCTGTACATCGTCAAGGGCATCGTCGAGGCCCACGGCGGAACCATCAGCGTGGAGCGCGCCCGCGGCGGCGGCGCCCGGTTCCGATTTACGTTGCCCGTGGCGGCCCCGGCCTATCTGGCCTGA
- the pheS gene encoding phenylalanine--tRNA ligase subunit alpha — protein sequence MSAPNKSYDPVEVEALKPENIERMRDEALAAFAAAADLDALAQAKTAHAGGTSPLSLANREIGALPPQAKAEAGKRVGMARGQVNKALAARQAVLEAERDERVLVEEAVDVTLPYDRVPAGARHPLTTMMERVADVFVGMGYEIAEGPEAEAEWFNFDALNFTPDHPARQMQDTFFVRGEGQEPGSREDESGIVLRTHTSPVQARTLLDREPPVYVVCPGRVYRTDELDATHTPVFHQIELLAVDEGLTMADLKGTLDHMVQALFGPDMKTRLRPNFFPFTEPSAEMDMVCYVCRGASVGNPERPCRTCGSEGWIELGGCGMVNPKVLVACGVDPEKYSGFAFGFGIERMLMFRHNVEDMRDMVEGDIRFTRPFGMEI from the coding sequence ATGTCGGCACCGAACAAGTCGTACGACCCAGTAGAGGTCGAGGCACTGAAACCGGAAAACATCGAGCGCATGCGGGACGAGGCGCTCGCCGCCTTCGCCGCCGCGGCGGACCTCGACGCCCTCGCGCAGGCCAAGACCGCGCACGCCGGCGGCACGTCGCCGTTGTCGCTGGCCAACCGGGAGATCGGCGCCCTGCCCCCGCAGGCCAAGGCTGAGGCGGGCAAGCGCGTCGGCATGGCCCGCGGCCAGGTCAACAAGGCCCTCGCGGCACGGCAGGCCGTCCTGGAGGCCGAGCGGGACGAGCGGGTCCTGGTCGAGGAGGCGGTGGACGTCACCCTGCCGTACGACCGCGTGCCGGCCGGCGCCCGCCACCCGCTGACCACCATGATGGAGCGGGTCGCCGACGTCTTCGTCGGCATGGGGTACGAGATCGCCGAGGGACCCGAGGCCGAGGCCGAGTGGTTCAACTTCGACGCGCTCAACTTCACCCCGGACCACCCGGCCCGGCAGATGCAGGACACCTTCTTCGTCCGGGGCGAGGGCCAGGAGCCCGGCTCCCGCGAGGACGAGTCCGGCATCGTGCTGCGCACCCACACCTCGCCCGTGCAGGCCCGCACCCTGCTCGACCGCGAGCCGCCCGTGTACGTCGTCTGCCCCGGCCGGGTCTACCGGACCGACGAGCTGGACGCCACGCACACCCCGGTCTTCCACCAGATCGAGCTGCTCGCCGTCGACGAGGGCCTGACCATGGCCGACCTCAAGGGCACCCTCGACCACATGGTCCAGGCGCTCTTCGGCCCGGACATGAAGACCCGGCTGCGCCCCAACTTCTTCCCCTTCACCGAGCCGTCCGCCGAGATGGACATGGTCTGCTACGTCTGCCGCGGCGCCTCCGTCGGCAACCCGGAGCGGCCCTGCCGCACCTGCGGCAGCGAGGGCTGGATCGAGCTGGGCGGCTGCGGCATGGTCAACCCGAAGGTCCTGGTGGCCTGCGGCGTCGACCCCGAGAAGTACAGCGGATTCGCCTTCGGGTTCGGCATCGAACGGATGCTGATGTTCCGCCACAACGTCGAAGACATGCGAGACATGGTCGAGGGTGACATCCGGTTCACCCGGCCGTTCGGGATGGAGATCTGA